A region from the Candidatus Electrothrix scaldis genome encodes:
- a CDS encoding DUF1972 domain-containing protein yields MKLQILGTRGVPAQHGGFETFAEHFAVYLHQKGWQVTVYCQEWGDGAIYEDEWCGVRRVHIPVTQNNAKGTVLFDWKSTLHAAKQKQPILTLGYNTALFCLIYRIKGIKNVINMDGIEWLRGKWSFLERSWLYLNEKFGAWLGNHLIADHPEIKRHLARFTSHDKITVIPYSADLLDTADEKQLDHFEIEKNRYALLVARPEQENLILEIVRAYSSTRREIPLIVLGKYVRENNKYHQEVLNAAGNEIRFVGAIYDKAVVQSLRFFTRLYIHGHTVGGTNPSLVEALGAGSPVLAHNNKFNRWVAGDGACYFSTEEDCSNKLNILIKNDVQVTWMKTQSREQFKRYFSRSAVHYAYEQLLLDKLT; encoded by the coding sequence TTGAAACTACAAATTCTCGGAACGCGTGGTGTGCCCGCACAGCATGGGGGCTTTGAAACTTTTGCTGAACATTTTGCTGTTTACCTGCATCAAAAAGGCTGGCAGGTCACAGTCTATTGCCAGGAATGGGGTGATGGTGCAATCTATGAAGATGAATGGTGTGGCGTTCGACGTGTTCATATCCCTGTTACGCAGAACAATGCTAAGGGGACAGTTCTATTTGACTGGAAATCTACTCTTCATGCCGCAAAGCAAAAACAACCCATTCTTACACTAGGCTATAATACAGCTCTTTTTTGTCTAATATACAGGATAAAGGGGATTAAAAATGTTATTAACATGGATGGGATTGAATGGTTGCGGGGCAAGTGGAGTTTTCTTGAACGAAGCTGGCTTTATTTGAATGAAAAATTTGGTGCTTGGCTCGGCAACCATCTTATTGCCGATCACCCTGAAATAAAGCGCCATCTCGCTCGTTTTACTTCACACGATAAAATTACCGTAATTCCCTACAGTGCTGATCTCCTTGATACCGCAGATGAAAAGCAGCTCGATCATTTTGAAATCGAAAAAAATCGTTATGCGCTTCTTGTGGCTAGGCCCGAGCAGGAGAACTTAATTCTTGAAATAGTAAGGGCCTATTCTTCAACTAGGCGGGAAATTCCTCTTATTGTATTAGGAAAATATGTTCGGGAAAACAATAAATACCACCAAGAGGTACTTAATGCAGCAGGAAATGAAATTCGTTTTGTTGGTGCCATCTATGATAAAGCGGTGGTGCAGTCATTGAGATTCTTTACCAGACTGTATATTCACGGCCACACAGTAGGAGGAACAAATCCATCACTTGTCGAAGCCCTTGGAGCAGGAAGTCCCGTTCTTGCCCATAACAATAAATTTAATCGTTGGGTTGCTGGAGATGGAGCTTGTTATTTTTCCACTGAAGAGGATTGTTCCAACAAGCTAAATATATTAATTAAGAATGATGTACAGGTAACCTGGATGAAAACCCAAAGTCGAGAGCAGTTTAAAAGATATTTTTCACGAAGCGCTGTCCATTATGCGTATGAACAACTTCTTCTTGATAAGCTGACCTGA
- the asnB gene encoding asparagine synthase (glutamine-hydrolyzing), producing the protein MCGIALLYSEDLTGEKHRSRMSRALRTMQHRGPDDQGIWQGAGISIGHRRLSIIDQAGSLQPMQSPDGHFTLSFNGEIYNYKELRPALEDRWQFQTQGDTEVLLAGLIIEGTSFIDKMEGMWAFALWDNLEKRLLLCRDRMGKKPLYYQAKGTSLLCASELPALSNLTTQIWEEDQDSTADFLRHGYYLPGTTAYQGVHEVLPGHLLRWSPGGSCHEEAYWQLQIRSYAGTQEDAAIELRRTLIRAVERRMVADVEVGAFLSGGVDSSLVVSIMAAELGVHPKTFTIGFRERSYDEREFAEQIAVKQNTDHYVQVLESWDRDYLTGLILNNIGQPFSDSSLLPTAMVSQLAASKVKVALSGDGGDELFSGYQRYQARSILRWYTRVPKPLRTGVEKLIRAIPEPMAHHSRSLIKKAHLFQDILNRIEEETPYFAPVLYARDEYNALFPDLQGKGHIPPHIPEECTLDDIQRMMFADALIYLPQDILVKVDRASMGNSLESRAPFLDRDVVELAFSLPRKWHRSGILGKKMLRQAFSDILPATIWNRRKQGFGVPIHDWFRNELGDELEQLLTLKQTPMNSPQVLQLLQQHRQGLRDHGYRLWCLYIYLLWQKNR; encoded by the coding sequence ATGTGCGGTATTGCCTTATTATATAGCGAAGACTTAACCGGTGAAAAGCACCGGAGCAGGATGAGTCGTGCGCTCCGGACTATGCAGCATAGAGGCCCGGATGACCAAGGTATATGGCAAGGGGCTGGGATAAGCATCGGGCACCGTCGCCTCTCTATCATTGATCAGGCGGGCAGTCTCCAGCCCATGCAGAGCCCAGACGGGCATTTCACCCTCAGCTTTAATGGCGAAATCTATAATTACAAAGAGCTGCGCCCAGCCCTGGAAGATAGGTGGCAGTTTCAGACGCAGGGTGATACCGAGGTATTACTTGCTGGCTTGATCATAGAGGGTACGTCCTTCATCGATAAGATGGAAGGGATGTGGGCCTTTGCACTCTGGGATAATCTGGAAAAACGCCTCCTGCTCTGCCGGGACAGGATGGGAAAAAAACCTCTCTATTACCAGGCAAAGGGGACTTCCCTTCTCTGCGCATCAGAGCTTCCTGCCCTGAGTAACCTGACAACTCAAATATGGGAGGAGGATCAGGATTCCACAGCTGATTTTCTTCGACATGGCTATTACCTGCCAGGAACAACCGCATACCAAGGCGTTCACGAAGTTCTTCCTGGCCATCTCCTCCGCTGGTCCCCAGGGGGCTCCTGCCACGAAGAGGCCTATTGGCAATTGCAAATCCGTTCCTATGCCGGAACTCAGGAAGATGCAGCTATAGAATTACGCAGGACACTCATACGCGCCGTTGAACGGCGCATGGTTGCAGATGTTGAGGTAGGGGCCTTTCTTTCTGGAGGCGTTGACTCATCACTCGTGGTCTCGATTATGGCTGCGGAGTTGGGTGTGCATCCGAAAACCTTCACCATAGGCTTTCGTGAACGCTCGTATGATGAACGAGAATTTGCCGAGCAAATAGCGGTCAAGCAAAACACAGATCACTATGTACAGGTCCTGGAGTCCTGGGACCGTGACTATCTGACCGGCTTGATTCTGAACAATATCGGCCAGCCTTTTTCCGACTCATCGCTTTTGCCCACAGCAATGGTTTCCCAACTTGCGGCTTCCAAGGTCAAGGTGGCCCTTTCCGGTGATGGCGGTGACGAGTTATTTAGTGGCTACCAGCGCTATCAGGCCAGATCCATTCTGCGCTGGTATACACGGGTGCCCAAACCGCTCCGTACGGGTGTGGAAAAACTTATTCGAGCTATTCCTGAGCCTATGGCGCATCATAGTCGCTCGCTCATTAAAAAGGCCCATCTCTTTCAGGATATTCTTAATCGGATTGAGGAAGAAACGCCCTACTTCGCCCCGGTTCTCTACGCACGTGACGAATATAATGCACTCTTTCCCGACTTGCAGGGCAAGGGCCATATCCCACCCCACATCCCTGAAGAATGTACCCTTGATGACATCCAACGTATGATGTTTGCAGATGCCCTGATTTATCTCCCCCAGGATATTCTCGTGAAGGTTGATAGAGCCTCAATGGGGAATTCATTGGAAAGCAGGGCCCCCTTTCTTGATCGAGATGTTGTGGAACTGGCCTTTTCTCTTCCCCGGAAGTGGCACCGATCAGGAATTCTTGGCAAAAAAATGCTACGACAAGCTTTCTCTGATATTTTACCAGCTACCATTTGGAACAGACGCAAACAGGGTTTTGGAGTTCCTATCCATGACTGGTTCAGAAATGAACTTGGTGATGAATTAGAGCAACTCCTTACCCTGAAACAGACTCCGATGAATAGCCCACAGGTTCTCCAACTTTTACAACAGCACAGGCAGGGACTTCGTGATCATGGCTATAGGCTCTGGTGTTTGTATATCTATTTGCTCTGGCAAAAAAACAGGTAA
- a CDS encoding sulfotransferase, with protein MEELRDKKKPDFICVGPEKTGTTWLYKILGQHPEVWLPMIKELRYLNEGNLFSEHSIKNVLFSSHWHYRALRRCLMRKIAKQFYVNKISISSRYRQTLWILTYCFGSRSFDWYSNLYPKGAAKLGGDISPMYYGIPEARIMELHKHNENTKILLFIRNPIDRVWSKAKMNLCIHKARDFNKVSHEEFISVFDEVFRSWQPYIETINLWERYFSDVFVGFYDALEEDAAKLFEDICSFLGISTAVKNSSISVRVNKGIGEKIPNELFEHLRDQYRNEIKTMAKKYGEYPKRWIDPLQDCTMLQ; from the coding sequence GTGGAAGAACTACGAGACAAAAAAAAGCCGGATTTTATCTGTGTGGGGCCTGAAAAAACTGGAACAACATGGCTCTATAAAATACTAGGTCAGCATCCTGAAGTCTGGTTACCTATGATTAAGGAGTTGCGGTATCTTAATGAAGGGAATCTGTTTTCGGAGCATAGTATTAAAAATGTGTTGTTCAGTTCTCACTGGCATTACAGAGCACTGAGAAGGTGCCTTATGAGGAAGATCGCCAAGCAATTTTATGTGAATAAAATCTCAATAAGTAGCAGATATCGTCAAACCTTATGGATTTTAACCTATTGTTTTGGGTCACGCTCATTTGACTGGTATTCGAACCTTTATCCTAAGGGTGCTGCAAAATTAGGGGGTGATATTTCTCCCATGTATTATGGGATTCCTGAAGCTAGAATTATGGAACTTCATAAACATAATGAAAATACCAAGATATTGCTTTTTATCAGAAATCCTATAGATCGAGTTTGGTCAAAGGCAAAAATGAATCTGTGTATCCATAAGGCCCGAGATTTCAATAAAGTTTCTCACGAAGAATTTATTAGCGTCTTTGATGAGGTCTTTCGTTCATGGCAGCCATATATTGAAACAATAAACCTTTGGGAACGATATTTCTCTGATGTTTTCGTGGGATTTTATGATGCATTAGAAGAAGATGCAGCAAAATTATTTGAGGATATCTGTTCTTTTTTAGGAATAAGTACGGCAGTAAAAAATTCATCTATTAGTGTAAGAGTAAATAAAGGTATAGGTGAAAAGATACCTAATGAACTTTTTGAACATCTGCGTGATCAATATCGTAATGAAATTAAAACTATGGCAAAAAAATATGGCGAGTATCCAAAACGATGGATTGATCCTTTGCAAGACTGTACGATGTTACAGTAA
- a CDS encoding sugar transferase: MIVDIFWVTLAFITAYYTKKDFIFLPGYGLSTEPNYYLVLLVAVVVAFFALSATGSYRPYRTQSLVQIYIRVIKAVAGVLFGTIIALYLLHEHNVSRALLALFASFLTFFLFLSKGGLYYLLRYYRAQRYNTRNLLVIGAGQRAECIIDAIQQDKGSGYRILGCLTINKTDGKNDIFRKVKKLGSVNTLPVFLTEDIVDEIIFASDIEKIDQIETLIRFTEYLGVKIHILPDFQLEKIMYQPEIASISIQEFFGHPTLSLSTTPQRKNALLIKSIIDYSISIILLALLSPVFLLIISFIKLTSEGPAFFIQQRCGLYGRTFPLIKFRTMVKDAEKLKATLQQENEADGPVFKIAHDPRITPIGKFLRKTSLDELPQLLNILMGHMSLVGPRPPLPEEVKKYEPWQRRRLSMKPGLTCIWQVNGRNNINFERWMRLDLEYIDQWSLTLDSKILLKTVKEVMSFHGQ, translated from the coding sequence ATGATTGTGGATATTTTTTGGGTAACCCTTGCATTTATTACTGCATATTACACCAAAAAAGATTTCATTTTTCTTCCAGGATATGGTCTGTCAACAGAGCCAAATTACTATCTGGTTCTTCTGGTCGCGGTTGTTGTGGCCTTCTTTGCATTATCTGCAACAGGAAGCTATCGGCCGTATCGTACCCAGAGCTTAGTGCAAATTTATATAAGGGTCATCAAAGCTGTTGCAGGAGTTCTTTTTGGTACTATTATTGCCCTTTACCTCCTGCATGAACACAATGTCAGTAGAGCACTGCTTGCCCTTTTTGCCAGCTTCCTGACGTTCTTTCTTTTCCTAAGCAAGGGCGGGCTTTATTATCTTCTTCGATACTATCGTGCGCAACGCTATAATACCCGCAATCTTCTCGTAATAGGAGCAGGACAGCGAGCTGAGTGCATTATAGATGCAATCCAACAGGATAAGGGATCTGGCTATCGAATCCTTGGATGTTTAACCATCAATAAGACTGACGGAAAAAACGATATTTTTCGCAAAGTCAAAAAGCTCGGTTCTGTCAACACCTTACCAGTTTTCCTGACTGAGGATATTGTTGATGAAATTATTTTCGCTTCTGATATAGAGAAGATAGATCAAATTGAAACGCTTATTCGATTCACAGAATATCTGGGTGTAAAAATTCATATACTCCCTGATTTTCAACTCGAAAAAATAATGTATCAGCCCGAGATCGCCTCTATTTCAATTCAGGAATTTTTTGGTCATCCTACCTTATCACTGTCAACAACACCGCAAAGAAAAAATGCCTTGCTGATTAAGAGCATTATAGATTATAGTATTTCAATTATACTTCTCGCTCTCCTTTCACCAGTATTCCTTCTCATTATTTCATTTATTAAACTTACCTCTGAGGGACCTGCTTTTTTTATACAGCAGAGATGTGGACTATACGGGCGCACTTTTCCTCTGATTAAATTTCGAACAATGGTAAAGGATGCTGAAAAATTAAAAGCAACCTTGCAACAAGAGAATGAGGCGGATGGTCCGGTTTTTAAAATTGCCCATGACCCCCGCATTACTCCTATAGGTAAATTTCTTCGCAAAACAAGCTTGGACGAGCTCCCCCAGCTACTCAATATTCTTATGGGACATATGAGCCTCGTCGGTCCTCGCCCTCCCCTGCCAGAGGAGGTAAAAAAATATGAGCCTTGGCAACGCCGGCGTTTATCTATGAAGCCAGGCCTGACCTGCATTTGGCAGGTCAACGGACGTAATAATATCAATTTTGAGCGTTGGATGCGTTTAGATCTAGAATACATTGATCAATGGTCTTTGACGCTAGATAGTAAAATTCTTTTAAAGACCGTCAAAGAGGTTATGAGTTTTCATGGGCAGTGA
- a CDS encoding sulfotransferase produces the protein MSNLRGIVFIVGASRSGTTMLNRILGQHPSVAVMKELHYFGDLFKFGKNQGVINDSELIKITAKIFARYRRGLWNDFVQNTDIESAGTLLVNAHKTIEGTELFHRFIEYVADETGSYLVAEQTPRNIYYAADILDAYPNARIVHIIRDPRAVIASQKKRWTRRKTLNAKNIPIREMIREKISYHPYTMILLWKKAFVKGQDIQGSDRYLRIKFEELVEYPIQVVRQLCDFLEIPFDKKMLAIQQVDSSLRVADNTSVGIQKSAVDAWKKVLSSGETFLIEKELSLEIKQLGYKKQSLPLSSSRVFFSLLLIFLSFPTHLLASLVINPHRFFIQLTAVLIPGFKKSVRPT, from the coding sequence ATGAGTAACCTTAGAGGGATAGTATTTATCGTTGGAGCCTCACGTTCAGGAACAACAATGCTGAATCGTATTCTTGGACAACACCCCTCCGTTGCAGTAATGAAAGAACTGCATTATTTTGGAGATCTTTTTAAGTTCGGTAAGAATCAAGGGGTGATTAACGATTCGGAACTTATTAAAATAACAGCGAAAATATTCGCGAGATACCGAAGGGGATTGTGGAATGATTTTGTTCAAAATACAGATATCGAAAGCGCTGGCACACTATTAGTTAATGCTCACAAAACAATCGAGGGCACAGAATTGTTTCATCGGTTTATCGAATATGTTGCCGATGAAACTGGCTCTTACCTTGTTGCTGAACAGACCCCTCGAAATATTTACTATGCAGCAGATATACTTGATGCTTACCCTAACGCTCGTATTGTTCATATAATTCGTGATCCTAGGGCCGTAATCGCATCTCAAAAAAAACGGTGGACAAGACGCAAGACATTAAACGCCAAAAATATTCCAATTAGAGAAATGATACGTGAAAAAATCAGCTATCACCCGTATACAATGATTCTGCTATGGAAGAAGGCCTTTGTGAAAGGACAAGACATACAGGGTAGCGATCGTTATTTGCGTATAAAGTTTGAAGAATTAGTAGAATATCCCATTCAGGTAGTGAGGCAGCTCTGCGATTTTCTCGAGATACCGTTTGACAAGAAAATGCTCGCTATTCAGCAAGTTGATTCATCGCTGCGGGTGGCGGACAACACATCGGTCGGGATTCAAAAAAGTGCTGTTGATGCATGGAAAAAAGTGTTGAGTTCAGGAGAAACTTTTCTTATCGAAAAAGAATTATCTTTAGAAATTAAACAACTAGGGTACAAAAAGCAATCGTTACCTTTGAGTAGCAGTAGAGTCTTTTTTTCCCTTTTGCTTATTTTTCTTAGTTTTCCCACTCATTTACTTGCTAGCCTTGTAATAAACCCCCACCGCTTTTTTATTCAGCTAACGGCAGTGTTGATTCCTGGATTCAAGAAATCAGTACGACCTACATGA
- the dgt gene encoding dNTP triphosphohydrolase produces the protein MKEDGVLLADVRDRLAEEEKIRLSSFACLSQDRIRRSQEKRQGYRQAFAKDADRILHSKAYTRYIDKTQVFSLIENDHITHRVLHVQLVSRIARTAGRFLGLNEDLIEAIALGHDIGHPPFGHEGENILHSLCQDHGLPGFRHNIQSVHFLDKIEKHGVGWNLSLQVLDGILCHDGEANSTRLIPDSQREQSFSVFDQLVAEEAFQRSLLPMTFEGCLVRLADTIAYIGRDIEDAIELQLITRNEIPTACANILGKSNGTIVHTLVTDLIANNASLRQNIPGSKDSPLALGFSEEIGAALLELKKFNYERIYRNPFFKPDFRRIHSCYEQLFSFYLDQLTKNTASPEKKRGVWHSMPESYLNNQSPAAIVRDYLAGMTDKYFLHQAELLGCDVPERKCIIN, from the coding sequence ATGAAAGAGGACGGTGTATTGCTTGCTGACGTACGAGACAGACTTGCTGAAGAAGAAAAAATCCGTTTATCTTCCTTTGCCTGCCTGAGTCAGGACAGGATTCGCCGAAGTCAAGAAAAACGACAAGGATACCGGCAAGCCTTTGCCAAAGATGCAGATCGTATCCTTCATTCCAAGGCCTATACCCGCTATATTGATAAAACGCAGGTTTTTTCGCTGATCGAGAACGATCACATTACCCACCGGGTGCTGCATGTGCAGCTGGTTTCCAGGATCGCCAGAACTGCTGGGCGTTTTCTGGGGCTCAATGAGGACCTGATCGAAGCAATTGCCTTGGGCCATGACATTGGACATCCTCCTTTTGGGCATGAAGGTGAAAATATTCTGCATAGCCTTTGCCAAGACCACGGTTTGCCTGGTTTTCGCCATAATATTCAATCTGTTCATTTTTTGGATAAAATTGAAAAACATGGGGTAGGGTGGAACCTGAGCCTTCAGGTTCTGGATGGCATTCTCTGTCATGATGGAGAAGCAAATAGCACTCGGCTTATTCCAGATAGCCAACGAGAACAGAGTTTTTCTGTTTTTGATCAGCTCGTGGCAGAGGAAGCCTTTCAGAGGAGCTTGCTTCCTATGACCTTTGAAGGCTGCCTGGTACGCTTGGCTGATACTATCGCCTACATCGGCCGTGATATCGAAGATGCCATCGAGCTGCAATTGATTACGCGGAATGAAATACCTACTGCCTGCGCAAATATTTTAGGGAAAAGTAACGGCACCATTGTACACACCCTGGTGACGGATCTTATAGCCAATAATGCATCTCTTCGGCAAAATATACCAGGTTCCAAAGATTCTCCTTTGGCTCTAGGCTTTAGTGAGGAGATCGGCGCAGCCCTGCTGGAACTGAAAAAATTCAACTATGAACGAATCTACCGAAATCCTTTTTTTAAACCGGATTTCCGGCGTATTCATTCCTGTTACGAGCAACTGTTTTCGTTTTACCTCGATCAGCTCACAAAGAACACTGCATCCCCGGAAAAGAAGCGGGGGGTCTGGCATTCTATGCCGGAGAGTTATCTGAATAACCAGAGCCCGGCAGCTATAGTCCGAGATTATCTTGCCGGGATGACCGATAAATATTTTCTTCATCAGGCGGAACTGCTTGGGTGTGATGTGCCGGAACGTAAATGTATAATAAACTAA
- a CDS encoding DUF533 domain-containing protein → MDVEKLLGKLLHEITDSGGKQFNKKYKKYKKKHKHKGKEGYYHQGRTAHHSSKKTSLLDNLTGNLKSGKGLLTAIGLGVGAYEIYRTSRQTQQPQSTGSAQQYSPQTPLGQQAGGAPPPPPPPAGAPQEQSYSTPPSGTAPPAISTAEVVEMEPVHTVLDEQEIARRLIRVMVGAAHADGTLDQEEEKAILDHLRHVELAQEEKMFLLEELHHPRTIDELTQGIEDARLGQAMYALAASAVLIDTESERQWFDALGKALGLSQEVCRFIEENQ, encoded by the coding sequence ATGGACGTTGAGAAATTGCTCGGCAAGCTGTTACATGAAATCACAGATTCCGGTGGCAAACAATTTAATAAAAAGTATAAGAAATATAAAAAAAAGCATAAACACAAAGGCAAAGAGGGGTATTATCACCAGGGCCGTACTGCTCATCACTCCTCGAAAAAGACCTCCTTACTTGATAATCTGACCGGCAACCTGAAGTCTGGCAAAGGTCTGCTCACAGCTATAGGCTTAGGAGTTGGTGCCTACGAAATATACCGAACAAGCAGACAAACGCAACAGCCCCAGAGCACAGGCAGTGCGCAACAGTATTCCCCCCAGACGCCTTTAGGACAGCAGGCCGGAGGAGCCCCTCCCCCACCTCCTCCGCCAGCCGGGGCGCCCCAGGAGCAAAGCTATAGCACCCCTCCTTCTGGTACTGCACCTCCTGCTATAAGTACAGCTGAAGTGGTTGAGATGGAGCCGGTTCACACTGTCCTGGATGAGCAGGAGATCGCCCGCCGTCTGATTCGAGTGATGGTCGGAGCTGCTCATGCAGATGGTACACTGGATCAAGAGGAAGAAAAAGCCATCCTTGACCACCTCCGTCATGTTGAACTGGCCCAGGAAGAAAAGATGTTTCTCTTGGAAGAACTGCATCATCCCAGGACAATAGATGAACTCACGCAAGGCATTGAAGATGCTCGCCTGGGCCAAGCCATGTACGCCCTTGCAGCCTCAGCAGTGCTTATTGACACAGAAAGTGAACGGCAATGGTTTGATGCATTAGGAAAAGCCCTCGGGCTCAGCCAGGAAGTCTGCCGCTTCATCGAAGAAAACCAATAA